Genomic segment of Leptospiraceae bacterium:
CTCACTAAAAACGTCTTTCGATTCCCAAACAACTTGGCAAGGTAGCTCATTTCGTTTTTCGTCGGCAACCTCCAATCACTGAAACCTGCAAATACAAGATCATCACAGGCAGAAAATGCAGGACCACTATTTAACTCCAAATTTAAGGTATCAAAACAACCTCCTTCAACTGCACAAGCAGAAACACTTTTAGCACCAAAAGTGGTTCCCCCACCAGTTCCTGTGCATGTATTTGTTGTTTGATCCCAAACTTGACCATAACTACACTTCATCCACATTCTATTTTCAGGATCAATGATGGTTCCATTGAAGTTATCTTGGAAGGAAGTCAGTAAATTCCATGATCCCGCTAAATCGATTCTTTCTTTCTTTTCTACACAGCTTAATAATAAAACTATTAAAATCAAAAATATCTTTTTCTTTTTCATAGTAGCTCCTCTATGTTATTAGATTCCTTTTTTTACTTATTCTTAAAATTTTTTTGAACTTTTATGCATTCATGTGATAAAAACGTTGGATGATTTCATGGATTCCTATTCCCGCATTATAAGAAGAACGCACCAAAGAACCAGATTCAACGTGCAAATATCCTAATTTTAAGGCATAATCTTTAAGTTCAAAAAACACCTCTTCAGGATAGAGTTTTTTTAGTTTGGCATGTTTTTGGGTAGGTGGTAAATACTGTCCTATGGCAAGTATATGAACTCCTTTTTCTTTTGCTTCTTGTATCACTTCTTTGACTTCTTCGAGTGTTTCTCCTAAACCTAAAATCAAACTTGTTTTCGTTAAAAAACCTGCTTTTGAAGTGCTTTCTAACACCTTGAGGGAAATTTGATAATTCGATTGAGGACAAATTTCTCTAAACAACGAAGGAACAGTCTCGATGTTATGGGCAATGATTTCGGGCTTTTCATTCCATATCTTTTGTAAATTTTCTTCTTTTCCTTTAAAGTCCGGGATTAACACTTCAACGGTGGTTTGAGGATTTTGTTTTTTGACTTCCCGAATGCAAGAAGCAAAATGAGCACTTCCACCATCCTTTAAATCATCTCGATCCACAGAGGTAATCACAACATGTTTTAGTTTCATTTCTCGGACAGAGTTCGCTAATCTCATTGGTTCTGTGGGATCTAAAGGAAGGGGTTTTGCTGTTTGAATATTACAAAATCCACATCTCCTTGTGCAACGATCCCCCATGATCAAATAAGTAGCAGTTCCCATGCTCCAACAATGGTTGAGATTAGGACATAATGACTCTTCACAAACAGTGTTCAAAAAATTTTCTTTTATGCTTTTTCTGACACTGCTTGAATTCAGATTTTTCTTAGGAATGGGTAGTTCTTTTTCAATCTCAACAGGGATAGCGAATGGGATGGGGATTCGTATCTTTTTTGAAGTTAATTCTTGAGAAATCACAACAACAATAAAATTGAAATTTTTTTTCTTGCAAGCAATTTCATTTACTCGTATTCTTTAAGAAAAATTAAATGTTCATTCTCAATCTTTCGGTAATAGCAGGTTTTTCGATGCTTTTGTGTTCCCTTTTGGTAGGTATGACAAATTCCTTCTTTTATGGGTTTTACTAAATATAACAAAGAATTTTGCTCACAATTGACACGGATTTCATGGAGCTCTAAGTAATTTCCGGAAGTTTCCCCTTTGATCCAAAGTTCTTTTCTTTTGGAGCTATAAAATACTGCTTTTTTTAATTCGATGGCTTTTCTTAAAGCTTCTGGAGTGACATACGCTAACATGAGGACTTCTTTGGTTTCGATATCCTGAACAATTACTGGCATGATGTTGGGAATCTTGGCTACTTCTTGAAGTTTTTGAAAGTCTAATTGCAATTCTGAGATTTCTTCTATCGAATTTATGGAAACTTGAAAATTTTTCTTAATTTCCATTATGGTTGAAAAAAAAAACTTTGTTTGTATGTCTATATTTAAAAAGTATCAAGAACAAGATCAAGACATTCTATTTATTCCAAAAGTTTCCTCGTTTCGTGGTGAAGTGGAATTGATTGGCTCCAAATCCATTGCTAATCGAGCTTTGATCCTTTCTTCTTTTTGCGAAGAAGAAACCCTACTCCAAAATGTTCCAGACTCAGAGGACGTTTCGGTGTTGATAGAAAATCTGCCTTTTTTGGGTATTGAAATCCAAAAGCTTTCTTCAAAGGAACTACTCATCAAAGGTAGTCCCGAATGGAACCCCAAAAAAAATTACTTTAATCTAAAAAATGCGGGAACAGCTCTACGCCCCCTCATCGCTATTCTATCTACAAAAGAAATTCATCAAGACATCGTGATTGATGGCAATGAACAAATGCGAAAAAGACCCATCAAGGATTTGGTGGAGGCGTTATCTCAGATTGGTGTGGAAATTCAATCCCAAAATGGCTATCCCCCCGTCAAAATCCAAAAAGGTGGCTGGAGGAAAAATCAAATCTTTCTTTCAGGAAAAACCTCTAGTCAATATTTGAGTGCTTTACTTTTAGCAGCGCCGTTGACTTTTCAAGAAATAGAAATTTTTATCACAGATGAATTAGTGAGCAAACCCTACGTAGACATCACTATCGCCTTGATGAAGAAGTTCCAAGTGGAAGTCATTAATGAAAACTATCGTTATTTTAACATACCAAAGCAATTCTATCGAAGCCCTAAGACCCTTTGGATTGAAGGAGATGCCACCGCCGCCACCTACTTTTGGACAGCCGGACTACTTTCAGGACCCGTATCTACAAAAGGAATCACTTTGAACTCCATCCAAGGAGATATTCAGTATTTAGAAGTCATCAAGACCTTAGGTGGAAAAGTAGAATTTGATCACCAAAGTGTTAGAGTTTTTCGTCTATATCCGATAAAGGGATTGAGTATTGATATGAATGCTATGCCAGATGCAGCTATGACCTTAGCAATCACAGGGCTTTTTGCCGAAACCTACATAGAAATCTATAATGTCGAAAATCTGAGAGTAAAAGAATCCGAGCGAATCCGAGGTTTACACAATGAACTAAAAAAATTCGGAGCTACCGTAGAAGAAAGAAAAGACGGGCTCAAAATTTATCCACCAAAGCAAATCCCAAAAACTCCCCGTATTGAAACATATCATGACCATCGAATGGCAATGGCATTTTCCTTAGCATCGTTTTTAAGCGATCTGGAAATTATTAACCCTGATTGTGTGAAGAAAACCTACCCCAATTACTTTCAGGATTTTGAATCCCTATGCGTTTTATGACAGATGTAAGAGAAATTTTTAATGCCTTTGACTCTCATGATGATGGTTATTTTTTGATAGAAAATCGAGAAAATACTGCTTATTTATGTGTTTTTCCTCCTACTACAAAAATGGGAAGAAAGGTCACACTTTCAGAGGTTCAAGCTCGGTTAGAACTATTTGAGATTTCTTATGACATTGAACAAGTCAAAACTATTGTGGAAAGAGCTGATGGTAAGTGGCATGCTCTCGGCAACTGGAAAGAACCCGAATCCGAAGATGCAAAATGGGAAATCCTGATCTCAGAAGACAAAAAATCAGCTTACTTAAAAATCACACCACCCGTATACAAAGGCAAATGGATA
This window contains:
- a CDS encoding DUF1566 domain-containing protein, coding for MKKKKIFLILIVLLLSCVEKKERIDLAGSWNLLTSFQDNFNGTIIDPENRMWMKCSYGQVWDQTTNTCTGTGGGTTFGAKSVSACAVEGGCFDTLNLELNSGPAFSACDDLVFAGFSDWRLPTKNEMSYLAKLFGNRKTFLVSFPNTPDDKFFWTKSISETDPKLAYAINFAETDFGKEFTRTTTTVLYVRCVRP
- the aroA gene encoding 3-phosphoshikimate 1-carboxyvinyltransferase, whose product is MSIFKKYQEQDQDILFIPKVSSFRGEVELIGSKSIANRALILSSFCEEETLLQNVPDSEDVSVLIENLPFLGIEIQKLSSKELLIKGSPEWNPKKNYFNLKNAGTALRPLIAILSTKEIHQDIVIDGNEQMRKRPIKDLVEALSQIGVEIQSQNGYPPVKIQKGGWRKNQIFLSGKTSSQYLSALLLAAPLTFQEIEIFITDELVSKPYVDITIALMKKFQVEVINENYRYFNIPKQFYRSPKTLWIEGDATAATYFWTAGLLSGPVSTKGITLNSIQGDIQYLEVIKTLGGKVEFDHQSVRVFRLYPIKGLSIDMNAMPDAAMTLAITGLFAETYIEIYNVENLRVKESERIRGLHNELKKFGATVEERKDGLKIYPPKQIPKTPRIETYHDHRMAMAFSLASFLSDLEIINPDCVKKTYPNYFQDFESLCVL
- a CDS encoding phosphoribosyl-AMP cyclohydrolase, whose translation is MEIKKNFQVSINSIEEISELQLDFQKLQEVAKIPNIMPVIVQDIETKEVLMLAYVTPEALRKAIELKKAVFYSSKRKELWIKGETSGNYLELHEIRVNCEQNSLLYLVKPIKEGICHTYQKGTQKHRKTCYYRKIENEHLIFLKEYE
- the lipA gene encoding lipoyl synthase, translated to MISQELTSKKIRIPIPFAIPVEIEKELPIPKKNLNSSSVRKSIKENFLNTVCEESLCPNLNHCWSMGTATYLIMGDRCTRRCGFCNIQTAKPLPLDPTEPMRLANSVREMKLKHVVITSVDRDDLKDGGSAHFASCIREVKKQNPQTTVEVLIPDFKGKEENLQKIWNEKPEIIAHNIETVPSLFREICPQSNYQISLKVLESTSKAGFLTKTSLILGLGETLEEVKEVIQEAKEKGVHILAIGQYLPPTQKHAKLKKLYPEEVFFELKDYALKLGYLHVESGSLVRSSYNAGIGIHEIIQRFYHMNA